The proteins below come from a single Microtus ochrogaster isolate Prairie Vole_2 chromosome 8, MicOch1.0, whole genome shotgun sequence genomic window:
- the Bloc1s2 gene encoding biogenesis of lysosome-related organelles complex 1 subunit 2 encodes MAAAAEGVPATRREEPARDDAAVETAEEAKEPAEADINELCRDMFSKMATYLTGELTATSEDYKLLENMNKLTSLKYLEMKDIAINISRNLKDLNQKYAGLQPYLEQINVIEEQVAALEQAAYKLDAYSKKLEAKYKKLEKR; translated from the exons ATGGCGGCGGCTGCGGAGGGCGTCCCTGCTACGCGACGCGAGGAGCCGGCTAGAG ATGATGCTGCGGTGGAGACAGCTGAGGAAGCCAAGGAGCCGGCCGAAGCTGACATCAATGAGCTCTGTCGAGACATGTTCTCCAAAATGGCTACATACTTGACTGGGGAACTGACAG CCACCAGCGAAGACTATAAACTCCTGGAAAATATGAATAAGCTCACAAGCTTAAAGTACCTTGAAATGAAAGATATTGCTATAAACATCAGCAGGAACCTCAAGGACTTAAACCAGAAAT atgctGGACTCCAGCCATATCTGGAGCAGATCAATGTGATTGAGGAGCAGGTGGCGGCTCTCGAGCAGGCAGCCTACAAGTTGGACGCTTATTCAAAGAAACTGG AAGCCAAGTACAAGAAGTTGGAGAAGCGATGA